From Paenibacillus graminis:
TGCAGCCCCAGTACCGGGTTTCCTGTCGTGGTTCGTCTGTCACCGCTAGCGGTATTCATGCCCTGATCCCCCCGTGTTGGAAGCACCCTTACATATTCAACTGGATTTTGCGGATGCTGAGCACCCCCTCCAGACCGGTAGGGTCTGTGCTTACTTTGCGGGAGACAAAGTTCTCTGCCTGTTCCGAAGTGCGGATGCGGAGCGGCTTGGTCTCCATATGCACCAGGTTCCACATAACTTCGGCTACAGAATCTGCCGTCTGAGGCACCACATTACGCTGGAGGAACGCCTGGGTATATGCCTCAATTACCGGTTTGTATTCGTCATCGAGCACCCCTCCGGTATCGGATACATGCCCGAGCACGGTGTTGTTGAATTCCGTCGCAATAGCGCCCGGCTCAAGCAGGGAGATGTCAATGTTGAACTGCGGCTTATAATATGTAGCCATACTTTCAAGAAGGCCTTCCAGTGCGAACTTGCTCGCACAGTAGATCTCATTCATGGGCTGGCCCACCAGTCCGCCTACGCTGGAGGTGGCTACGATATGTCCATAGCCGGTCTTGCGCAGCAGCGGAAGCGCTGCCCGGATCGTATGCATGACTCCATAGACGTTGGTATCAAACACGCGGTGAATATCCTCTACCGGTGCTTGCCCAAGCGCTCTGAGGTAGCCGAATCCGGCATTGCAGAACAGCACATCTAGCGCGCCTTGCTCCTGCTCAATCTGATCGATGACCTGCTGAATACTCTCAGGTTGTGTAACTTCCAGCTCTACAAATTTCAGATGCGCCACATCGCTGTACCGCTCCTGATCGCGCTCCAGGTTGCGGGTTCCGGCATAGACGGTCCAGCCTTCCTTGGCGAATTTCAGGGCCGAAGACAGGCCGATGCCGGATGAAGCGCCGGTAATACAGATAATTTTACCCATAAAGGATACCTCCATTTTTTTACACATTATAGCACACTGAGGCCTGGTTTTTGTCATGCTCGACATAAAGTTTGTTTTTTCGCAGATTTGACAGGTCATTCAGTTGCTATAAGTGATTTCGGTACTGTAGACTGTATATAAAGACCTAATCGCAAGCGAATAGAGAGGAACAGAGGAATAATGGATGTGTTTAAGCGTTATTATGCCAATTTAACAGTCCGGCGCTTTTTGATCCTGGCGCTGATTGCACTGCTGCTGTACAGTATCCGGGATATGCTCAATCTGGTGCTGCTGACGTTTCTGATTGCTTATGTGATGAACAGCTTTCAGGTGCTGCTGTCCAAGCGGATCGGCAAATTCGTCAAGGTGAACAGCAAGGTTATTATTATCATTTTATACCTTGCGCTAATTACGATGATCGTGCTGGCGCTCGTCAAATATCTGCCCAAGGTGTATACGCAGATTAAGCAGTTAACTGATTTTTTGACCACTCTAACTCCTGATGATCTCCCGCAGAACGAAATTACACAGTACATATTCAATCAGCTGAAGGATTTGAACTATGAGTCCTATGTGACCCATGGCATTGGATATGTGCTCAAAATCAGCAACTGGGGGACCACCTTCGTATTAGCAACCATTCTGAGCTTTGTCTTCATTCTGGAGAAAAACCGTATTGTAAGCTTCACCTCCCGCCTGAGAGACAGCAAGATTTCCTGGTTTTATGTGGAACTGGAATACTTCGGCAAGAAATTCATCTCTTCTTTCGGCAAAGTCATTGAAGCGCAGATTCTCATTGCCTTGTTCAATACCTTGTTTACTGTAATTGGCTTATGGATACTGGGCTTCTTTTTTGAGCCGTTTCCGTATCTGTTCGCGCTGTCGATTATGATCTTCCTGCTCAGCCTGATTCCGGTAGTAGGGTTTGTGATCTCACTTATTCCACTATGTATTATCGCGTACAGTATCGGCGGGCTGGCGATGACGCTATACGTGCTGGGACTGATTGCCGTGCTGCATTTCATGGAGGGCTACTTCCTGAATCCGAAGCTGATGTCCTCCAAAATGAACCTGCCCATGTTCTACACCTTCATCGTGCTGCTGTTCTCCGAGCATTATATCGGCGTATGGGGACTAATCCTCGGTATTCCCATTTTCGTCTTTTTCCTTGATATTCTGGATGTTACCCGGGAGAAGCCGGAAGTGTAGGCCGCACCAAGACATAGCAATTTCAGCATACTATAAAAGTGACATTCGACTGATTCTGGTTTGAATGCCGCTTTTTTTAGTTCGTGTGGATATAAGAATAATCGTTGCAGCCAAAAGATAACGGGAGGATTTCAATGATCAGATATCCGTCTTTACAAGCAGGAGCTGTGATGGGGACAACCGCCCCTTCATCCGGGGTGCCAACGGAAACGCATGCATTGCTTAAGCTTGCGGTTAGCCGCATGGAGTCCAAGGGCTTCAAGATGGTATGCGGAGATACAGTATGGACACAGGCCAAAGCTGCATCAGCGCCGGCGAAGGTGCGTGCGGCCGAATTCAATCAGATGATGGCAGACGAGAGCATTCAGCTGATTATTCCTCCTTGGGGCGGAGAGCTGCTGATTGAAATTCTGGAGAATATTGCTTGGGATCAGATAAAGAATAAATGGATCTTGGGATATTCGGATATTAGTGTGCTGCTGCTGGCCGTCACTCTGAAAACGGGAATTGCTACGGCACATGGGACAAATCTGATTGATCTCAGAGGGGGAGTTACGGATGAGACTACAGGGAAGTGGCCAGAGGTGCTCGCTGTGCAGGTGGACGAATCCATTCTTCAGCATTCATCTTCGTTGTATCAAAAGGAATGGAACTTTGCGGAACCCTCGCCTTGTGTATTTCATTTGACGGAGCCAACCTGCTGGAAATCCGTATCCGGTGCGGATGTGCATATGCGGGGCCGCCTGCTTGGCGGGTGCATCGATGTGATCAGACACTTGATTGGGACACCGTTCGGGGATGTGCGGCATTTTCAGCAATATTACACCGGGAACGAACCGATCCTGTGGTATTTGGAAAATTGCGAGATGTCAGTAACCGACCTGCGCCGGTCGCTGGTTCAAATGAAGCTGGCAGGCTGGTTCCACAATTCGGCAGGGCTGATGTTTGGCCGGAGTGCTGCGAACCGTCCAGTGGAAGACTATACAGTGGAAGATGTGTACCGGGCCTTGTCGGAAGAACTCCAGATTCCGGTTATCTACGATATCGATTGCGGGCATGTCCCGCCACAGCTTACCTTCATCAACGGCGCGTACGCCGAGGCAGGGCTGAAAGCCGCTGAGGGCAGCGGCTCAGTGAAGCAGACGTTCAAGCCGTAGCCTGCTGGCAAAAGGATGGCGCTGTCCCAAGGGATAAAGGATCTCTGATTTCGGAGAACCGGGCTACTGGGCCAAATGAGAGTCAGAAATACCTTTTGATTTCGCCAGAAGTAGGCTAGTGGTGGAATGAGAAGGTAATCCAAGTGGAAAAAGGGAACTTAAATTCCTCAGAAATCAACAATTTCGAGGCTCAGGTGGAAAAATGGACTTCCGTCAAGAAAGTGGACACAAAAAAATAGATTTATGCAGTCTTTCTCTTCTTGAACTTCGCTGCAAATTGGGCAGGGGAAACATAACCCAGCGCACTGTGGATTCGCTTGCGGTTATAAAAAAATTCAATGTACTGGAACATCTCGTCCTGCGCGTGCTGCTTCGTTTTGAACTTGGTGCAATAAACAAACTCTTTCTTTAGTACGCTATGAAAGGATTCGATGCAGGCATTATCATAGCAATTTCCCTTACGGCTCATGCTCGCCTTCATGTGATATTTTTTCAGACGTTTACGGTAATCGGCAGAGGCGTACTGTGATCCCCGATCGGAGTGATGGATGAGTCCCTTTGGGGGCCGCTTGGCCTTGTAGGCGTCGTCCAGTGCGCCCAGTACCAGATCCGTCGTCATTCGTTCCTCCAGTCTCCAGCCGACAATTTCTCTCGTGCAGAGGTCGAGCACACTGGCCAGGTACAGCCTTCCTTGCCGGCAGGGAATGTAGGTAATGTCTGTGACCCAGACTTTGTTAGGCTCAGCCGTCGCAAATTTTTGATTCAGCAGATTGGGAGCAATGGGCAAATTGTGATTGGAATCCGTCGTTTTTACACGAAACCGCTTGGCTACACAGGAACGTAATCCGAGCTCTCGCATGTATTTTCCTACCGTCCGCTCGCTAATGGTGAACCCTTCTTTCAGCAAAAGCTCGGTAATTTTGGGGCTAACATAACGTTGTCTGTTGTCCTTGAAATGATAGATGATCCGCCGGAGCACTAGCGCCTTACGCTCGGCTTGAGGGCTCGAGGTAGCACTTCGCCATTTGTAATACCCGCTCCGGGACACTTCAAAAACGCTGCACATCTTCTCCATTCGAAACTCGGAGCGATGATCTTCGATGAACTGAAATCTCAGTTCTTTGGTTTGCTGAAGATGTGCACAGCTTTTTTTACGATGGCGAGCTCCTCTTCGACGTCT
This genomic window contains:
- a CDS encoding SDR family oxidoreductase; the encoded protein is MGKIICITGASSGIGLSSALKFAKEGWTVYAGTRNLERDQERYSDVAHLKFVELEVTQPESIQQVIDQIEQEQGALDVLFCNAGFGYLRALGQAPVEDIHRVFDTNVYGVMHTIRAALPLLRKTGYGHIVATSSVGGLVGQPMNEIYCASKFALEGLLESMATYYKPQFNIDISLLEPGAIATEFNNTVLGHVSDTGGVLDDEYKPVIEAYTQAFLQRNVVPQTADSVAEVMWNLVHMETKPLRIRTSEQAENFVSRKVSTDPTGLEGVLSIRKIQLNM
- a CDS encoding IS3 family transposase; this translates as MTGKGAANCRRRRGARHRKKSCAHLQQTKELRFQFIEDHRSEFRMEKMCSVFEVSRSGYYKWRSATSSPQAERKALVLRRIIYHFKDNRQRYVSPKITELLLKEGFTISERTVGKYMRELGLRSCVAKRFRVKTTDSNHNLPIAPNLLNQKFATAEPNKVWVTDITYIPCRQGRLYLASVLDLCTREIVGWRLEERMTTDLVLGALDDAYKAKRPPKGLIHHSDRGSQYASADYRKRLKKYHMKASMSRKGNCYDNACIESFHSVLKKEFVYCTKFKTKQHAQDEMFQYIEFFYNRKRIHSALGYVSPAQFAAKFKKRKTA
- a CDS encoding S66 family peptidase, whose translation is MIRYPSLQAGAVMGTTAPSSGVPTETHALLKLAVSRMESKGFKMVCGDTVWTQAKAASAPAKVRAAEFNQMMADESIQLIIPPWGGELLIEILENIAWDQIKNKWILGYSDISVLLLAVTLKTGIATAHGTNLIDLRGGVTDETTGKWPEVLAVQVDESILQHSSSLYQKEWNFAEPSPCVFHLTEPTCWKSVSGADVHMRGRLLGGCIDVIRHLIGTPFGDVRHFQQYYTGNEPILWYLENCEMSVTDLRRSLVQMKLAGWFHNSAGLMFGRSAANRPVEDYTVEDVYRALSEELQIPVIYDIDCGHVPPQLTFINGAYAEAGLKAAEGSGSVKQTFKP
- a CDS encoding AI-2E family transporter, with protein sequence MDVFKRYYANLTVRRFLILALIALLLYSIRDMLNLVLLTFLIAYVMNSFQVLLSKRIGKFVKVNSKVIIIILYLALITMIVLALVKYLPKVYTQIKQLTDFLTTLTPDDLPQNEITQYIFNQLKDLNYESYVTHGIGYVLKISNWGTTFVLATILSFVFILEKNRIVSFTSRLRDSKISWFYVELEYFGKKFISSFGKVIEAQILIALFNTLFTVIGLWILGFFFEPFPYLFALSIMIFLLSLIPVVGFVISLIPLCIIAYSIGGLAMTLYVLGLIAVLHFMEGYFLNPKLMSSKMNLPMFYTFIVLLFSEHYIGVWGLILGIPIFVFFLDILDVTREKPEV